A single genomic interval of Nostoc commune NIES-4072 harbors:
- a CDS encoding non-ribosomal peptide synthetase — translation MQQIIQGFPLSPQQKHLWLLQQDSNLYRSQCAILIEGDIEIKILKEALEKVIARNEILRTSFHRPRGLKIPIQVINTNKDIFIAEHTLENQSSQTEEIKALFNKIKEESVKLASSQLLKVELVICSSKKYFLFINLPSLCADYKTLKNIVNEISQYYTVCLQNAEITEEPLQYADVATWQNELLEAEETATRIKYWQQVDFSPLDTLELPFENRLSEESEFEPQVITLAIHSDLLIKIEEIVQKSQISIDIFFLTCWQILLWRITGQSNLITGLGCDGRNYKELKAALGLFAKYLPLACHLQENDTFSNTLIQVNNLAEEILEWQDGFSWDAFPKINGNGIEHSYLPFCFDFEEAVTNYYAPQVSFSFHQHYVCFDRFKVRLSCVRTQNNLVKAEFHYDEKLFHKEDIQRLANQWQTLLISVINNPSTAISRLDIFSEQEREELLVAFNNTKTAELQYKCIHHWFEQQCDRTPENIAIIYQNQQFTYQELNTRANQLAHYLQKLGVKPDVMVGLCVERSPLMLIALLGILKAGGAYVPIDPSYPLERKAFILNDSKMPVLLTQQHLMVDLATNGIKVICIDSDWDINQQKNENPIATINELNLAYIIYTSGSTGKPKGTLIPHQGLVNYLSWATQRYAVEQGVGTLVHSSLGFDLTITSLFSPLLVGGAVELLSEKQGIESLSQALKKSSNLSLVKITPAHLDLLKQQLSKEEIANKTRAFIIGGENLLAQSITFWQDVAPDTILINEYGPTETVVGCCVYQVPVGKHSTGSIPIGKAIANTQLYILDQYLQPVPMGVPGELHIGGLGLARGYLNQPELTALKFIPNPFSKQKGDRLYKTGDLVRFLPSGDIEYIGRIDNQVKIRGFRVELGEIETVINQHPSISTSVVILQKDKSGNQILIAYITLQPDKTLTTPELRRFLQNKLLDHALPTAFMILEALPLTSNGKVDRQALPMPDVLRPELEVTYVIPQTEVEKTIASVWQKALNLEKIGIHDNFFEIGGHSLLLVTVHSQLQEILKVELSTLDLFRYPTINSLANYLNSSPNPTEFLQENDTQAEKISSGKAQQRKRLQKIKSVENN, via the coding sequence ATGCAACAGATAATTCAAGGTTTTCCACTATCTCCTCAACAAAAGCACCTTTGGTTACTACAGCAAGATAGTAATTTATATCGGAGTCAATGTGCTATCCTTATTGAAGGAGATATAGAAATAAAAATCCTGAAAGAAGCGTTAGAAAAAGTTATTGCTAGAAATGAGATTCTTCGCACAAGTTTTCATCGCCCACGTGGTTTAAAAATACCTATTCAGGTTATAAATACTAACAAAGACATATTTATAGCCGAGCATACTTTAGAAAATCAATCTTCTCAAACGGAAGAAATAAAAGCACTTTTTAATAAAATAAAGGAAGAGTCTGTAAAATTAGCGTCAAGTCAATTATTAAAAGTAGAATTGGTAATTTGCTCATCCAAAAAATACTTTTTATTTATAAACTTACCATCTCTGTGTGCTGACTATAAAACATTAAAAAATATAGTTAATGAAATTAGTCAATATTACACTGTCTGTTTGCAGAATGCAGAAATAACTGAAGAACCACTACAATATGCTGATGTGGCTACATGGCAAAATGAATTACTTGAAGCAGAGGAGACTGCAACAAGGATAAAATATTGGCAGCAAGTAGATTTTTCGCCTCTGGATACCTTAGAGCTTCCTTTTGAGAATCGGCTTTCTGAAGAATCAGAATTTGAACCTCAAGTTATTACGTTAGCAATTCACAGCGACTTACTCATTAAAATTGAAGAAATTGTCCAAAAATCTCAAATTTCAATAGATATATTTTTCCTTACTTGCTGGCAAATTTTACTTTGGCGTATTACTGGGCAATCAAACTTAATTACAGGTCTAGGTTGTGATGGTCGCAATTATAAAGAATTAAAAGCAGCACTAGGTTTATTTGCCAAATATTTACCCCTCGCTTGTCATCTGCAAGAAAATGATACATTCAGTAATACTTTGATACAGGTTAATAACTTAGCAGAAGAAATACTTGAATGGCAGGATGGTTTTAGCTGGGATGCATTTCCTAAAATAAATGGAAATGGTATAGAACATTCGTATTTACCATTTTGTTTTGATTTTGAAGAAGCGGTAACTAATTACTATGCCCCTCAAGTATCATTTTCATTTCATCAGCATTACGTATGCTTTGACCGATTTAAGGTAAGGCTTTCTTGTGTTCGTACACAAAATAATTTAGTCAAAGCAGAATTTCACTATGATGAAAAACTTTTCCATAAAGAAGATATTCAACGTTTGGCAAATCAGTGGCAAACTTTGTTAATCAGTGTTATAAACAATCCCTCTACAGCGATATCACGATTAGATATCTTCAGCGAACAAGAGCGGGAAGAACTCTTAGTTGCATTCAATAATACTAAAACAGCAGAACTACAATACAAGTGCATCCACCATTGGTTTGAACAGCAGTGCGATCGCACGCCAGAAAACATTGCTATTATTTATCAAAATCAGCAGTTTACCTACCAAGAATTAAACACTCGTGCTAATCAGCTAGCTCATTACTTACAAAAATTAGGCGTTAAGCCAGATGTAATGGTGGGGCTTTGTGTTGAGCGATCGCCTTTAATGTTGATTGCACTTTTAGGCATCTTAAAAGCAGGTGGTGCTTATGTACCGATTGACCCTAGCTATCCCTTAGAAAGAAAAGCTTTTATCTTAAACGATTCTAAAATGCCAGTGCTGCTGACTCAACAGCATTTAATGGTAGATTTAGCTACGAATGGAATTAAAGTAATTTGTATAGATAGTGATTGGGATATAAACCAACAAAAAAATGAAAATCCAATTGCTACAATAAACGAATTAAATTTAGCATATATTATTTACACCTCCGGTTCCACTGGTAAACCTAAAGGAACTCTAATCCCCCATCAAGGATTAGTTAACTACCTAAGTTGGGCTACTCAAAGATATGCAGTAGAGCAAGGAGTAGGAACTTTAGTCCACTCATCTCTAGGTTTTGACTTAACAATCACCAGTCTTTTCTCACCTTTATTAGTCGGTGGCGCAGTAGAATTACTATCAGAAAAACAAGGGATTGAAAGCCTTTCTCAAGCTTTAAAGAAAAGTTCAAATTTAAGTTTGGTGAAAATTACCCCTGCTCACTTAGATTTGCTGAAGCAACAGTTATCTAAAGAAGAGATAGCAAATAAAACGAGAGCTTTTATTATTGGTGGCGAAAACTTATTAGCCCAAAGCATTACCTTCTGGCAAGATGTAGCTCCAGATACAATATTAATAAACGAATATGGCCCCACAGAGACAGTAGTAGGCTGCTGTGTTTATCAGGTTCCAGTCGGGAAACATTCTACAGGTTCCATACCCATTGGAAAGGCGATCGCTAATACCCAGTTGTACATTTTAGACCAATATTTGCAACCAGTGCCAATGGGAGTACCAGGTGAATTGCATATTGGTGGACTTGGATTAGCCAGAGGTTATCTAAATCAACCTGAATTAACAGCCCTGAAGTTTATCCCTAATCCCTTTAGTAAACAAAAAGGCGATCGCCTTTACAAAACAGGTGATTTAGTACGGTTTTTACCAAGTGGAGATATTGAGTATATCGGTCGCATCGATAACCAAGTTAAAATACGTGGTTTCCGTGTTGAACTAGGAGAAATTGAAACGGTTATCAATCAACATCCATCAATATCGACAAGTGTAGTTATCCTTCAGAAGGATAAATCTGGAAATCAAATTTTAATAGCTTATATAACTCTCCAGCCAGATAAAACATTAACAACTCCTGAACTGCGACGCTTCTTGCAGAATAAATTGCTTGACCATGCGCTACCCACTGCCTTTATGATATTAGAGGCATTACCATTAACATCTAATGGCAAAGTAGACCGTCAAGCATTGCCAATGCCCGATGTTCTACGCCCAGAATTAGAAGTTACTTATGTGATACCGCAAACTGAGGTAGAAAAGACAATAGCCTCTGTTTGGCAAAAAGCTTTGAATCTTGAAAAAATAGGCATTCACGATAATTTTTTTGAAATTGGCGGTCATTCATTACTTTTAGTTACGGTTCACAGCCAATTGCAGGAAATTTTAAAAGTAGAACTATCAACCCTGGATTTATTTAGATATCCCACGATTAATTCTTTAGCCAACTATTTAAATTCATCTCCTAATCCCACAGAATTTTTACAGGAAAATGATACTCAAGCAGAAAAAATCTCATCTGGGAAGGCGCAACAAAGAAAACGTCTCCAAAAAATTAAATCAGTTGAAAATAATTAA
- a CDS encoding TauD/TfdA family dioxygenase has protein sequence MKQVKIGDSNLQHKFPKGGRKSISLETELIKLDNFENQQLPLIIKPSISDVDIADWAEANKEFIDANLIKYGAILFKGFNITTTTAFERFGLAVCSELFNENGEHTRETVTGKVYTPVFYPADSKLLWHNENSFNHQWPAKILFGCRQPAQQGGETPIVDSRKVFQLIEPKIREQFVEKQVMYVRNYGNGLGLDWQTVFQTQSRADVEKFCQNNLIDFEWKKGGGLKTISIRPAVIKHPQTGEFSWFNQAQHWHLACLNAQTRESLLSSFKKEDLPRNCFYGDGTPIEDSTMLDICGVYQRLEICFSWQQGDILLLDNILTAHGRNPYVGERKLFVAMSELISFSQT, from the coding sequence ATGAAACAAGTAAAAATAGGCGACTCTAACTTACAGCATAAATTCCCCAAAGGTGGAAGAAAATCTATCAGTTTAGAAACCGAACTAATTAAACTAGATAATTTTGAAAATCAGCAACTACCGTTAATTATAAAACCATCAATATCAGATGTTGATATCGCAGATTGGGCGGAGGCAAATAAAGAATTTATAGATGCCAATTTAATTAAATATGGTGCTATACTTTTTAAAGGATTTAATATTACTACAACAACCGCATTTGAAAGGTTTGGTTTAGCGGTTTGCTCAGAACTATTCAATGAAAATGGTGAACATACCCGTGAAACAGTAACTGGTAAAGTTTATACTCCAGTTTTTTATCCTGCGGATAGCAAGTTATTGTGGCATAACGAGAATTCTTTTAATCATCAGTGGCCTGCAAAAATTTTGTTTGGCTGCCGTCAACCTGCACAGCAAGGAGGAGAAACGCCAATAGTTGATAGTCGTAAAGTGTTTCAACTCATAGAACCTAAAATTAGGGAACAATTTGTTGAAAAGCAAGTTATGTATGTTCGTAATTACGGAAACGGATTAGGGCTTGACTGGCAAACGGTTTTTCAAACTCAAAGTAGAGCAGATGTAGAGAAGTTTTGTCAAAACAATTTAATTGACTTTGAATGGAAAAAAGGTGGTGGATTGAAAACTATTTCTATTCGCCCAGCTGTAATCAAGCATCCTCAAACAGGTGAATTTTCTTGGTTTAATCAAGCACAACATTGGCATTTAGCTTGTTTAAATGCACAAACCCGTGAGTCGCTACTGTCATCTTTTAAAAAAGAAGATTTGCCACGAAATTGCTTTTACGGTGATGGCACTCCCATTGAAGACTCTACAATGCTTGATATCTGTGGAGTATATCAAAGGCTAGAAATATGTTTTTCTTGGCAACAAGGAGACATATTATTACTGGACAACATCTTAACTGCTCATGGGCGCAATCCTTATGTGGGAGAACGTAAGCTTTTTGTTGCGATGAGCGAACTGATAAGTTTTAGTCAAACTTGA